The proteins below come from a single Faecalibaculum rodentium genomic window:
- a CDS encoding IS1595 family transposase: MFKKSLFKDLTFADIHTQYSDPHDAERFFFDLKWKDGFVCSKCGHTHYTTVVRKNGSLRTVYQCAHCGHQESVTAGTALESTKAPLFSWILVMFAYVISKTGTSAKYISDLTGVSYHTTKLMLRKIKQAQKQDNETHIAVDCDAIELDVFSYGGKKHGKRGWGAEGKVNVAAAVIKHYVWDDMDGDEEVFEATDAVKFRIVHSENKAELKKFLEEEVPSDCVVHCDRSSSNLALDIAGKLVDAQKFEVDTDHLSSLDHIISNFRSKVQGTAHGIALQFLENELADFEWKLSRRKWKKKSIFASLGRTLISGAHQTRQGMIDYFKDVQKQLVAA, translated from the coding sequence ATGTTCAAGAAATCGCTGTTCAAAGACCTGACTTTTGCTGATATCCATACCCAGTATTCAGACCCCCATGACGCAGAACGCTTCTTCTTTGATCTGAAGTGGAAGGATGGTTTTGTGTGCTCAAAGTGCGGTCATACCCACTACACGACTGTTGTACGAAAAAACGGCTCTCTCAGAACTGTCTATCAGTGCGCTCACTGTGGTCATCAGGAATCTGTCACCGCCGGGACAGCGCTGGAAAGCACCAAGGCTCCTCTGTTTTCCTGGATCCTCGTGATGTTCGCCTATGTTATCTCCAAGACGGGAACTTCTGCCAAATACATCAGTGATCTGACAGGTGTCAGCTACCACACCACAAAACTCATGCTTCGCAAGATCAAACAGGCTCAGAAGCAGGACAACGAAACTCACATAGCCGTTGATTGCGATGCGATCGAACTGGATGTCTTTTCCTATGGCGGAAAGAAGCATGGGAAGCGTGGATGGGGAGCAGAAGGTAAAGTCAATGTGGCTGCAGCTGTGATCAAACACTATGTCTGGGACGACATGGATGGTGATGAGGAAGTATTCGAAGCCACAGATGCTGTCAAATTCAGAATCGTTCACAGCGAGAATAAGGCAGAACTGAAGAAGTTTCTGGAAGAAGAAGTCCCCAGTGACTGTGTAGTGCATTGTGACCGGAGTTCGTCCAACCTGGCTCTGGATATAGCTGGCAAACTGGTGGATGCCCAAAAGTTCGAAGTGGATACAGATCATCTGTCCTCTCTGGATCACATCATTTCCAACTTCAGAAGCAAGGTACAGGGGACTGCACATGGGATCGCACTGCAGTTTCTGGAGAACGAATTAGCAGACTTCGAGTGGAAACTGAGTCGCCGGAAATGGAAGAAAAAGAGTATCTTTGCATCACTGGGAAGAACTCTAATCAGCGGTGCTCACCAGACCCGGCAGGGTATGATCGACTACTTTAAAGACGTCCAGAAACAACTGGTTGCAGCTTAG
- the ltrA gene encoding group II intron reverse transcriptase/maturase, producing MNQTRLIQPEDLSTQEIFSMENLTNACRQVRRNNGAAGVDGVKARELPVCPGEYWEQLREQILDRSYKPLPAKRTDIPKPDGSMRGLNVPAARDRVVQACLASYLDYRKDLEMSNSSYGFRKNRRCEQAILKGLEFMNDGYDWIVDIDLRKFFDTVDQDRLIRLIDNLFHNRDVTSLTRKFVRAGVMIDGRLVRTERGIPQGGPLSPVLANIYLDQADKELESRGLRFTRYADDMLIYVKSEAAANRVMKSFSNYLEKKLKLEVNASKSKVARPDEVKYLGFGFKRNKREWKAIPHEKSIHEFEQKIMKLTKRNWSVSLEERIEKINQVIRGWSNYFRCAWLYKETVRKLDSKLRRRIRAIIWKQWKSIRKKEESLVRLGCPRDKAHSYACARQGYVRCATTFLNKYIRNIHLKKKGLLSMEEYFDTVAERFMKTFVRTAQCRTACWVV from the coding sequence ATGAACCAGACCAGACTGATACAGCCGGAAGACCTGAGCACTCAGGAAATCTTCTCCATGGAGAACCTGACCAATGCGTGCAGACAGGTACGACGAAACAACGGAGCGGCGGGAGTAGATGGGGTCAAAGCCAGAGAACTCCCTGTGTGCCCCGGAGAGTACTGGGAACAGTTGCGGGAACAGATACTGGACCGCAGCTATAAACCACTGCCAGCCAAAAGGACCGATATCCCGAAACCGGATGGGAGCATGCGGGGACTGAATGTCCCGGCAGCCAGAGACAGAGTCGTGCAGGCCTGTCTGGCAAGCTATCTGGATTACAGGAAGGACCTCGAGATGAGCAACAGCTCATACGGGTTCAGGAAGAACAGGAGATGTGAACAGGCGATACTGAAAGGCCTCGAGTTCATGAACGACGGGTATGACTGGATCGTCGACATCGACCTGAGGAAATTCTTCGATACGGTAGACCAGGACAGACTGATCCGCCTGATAGACAACCTGTTCCATAACAGGGACGTCACGTCGCTGACAAGGAAGTTCGTCAGAGCGGGAGTCATGATAGACGGAAGGCTTGTCAGGACAGAAAGAGGCATCCCGCAGGGAGGGCCGCTTTCGCCGGTACTGGCCAACATCTATCTGGACCAGGCAGACAAGGAACTGGAAAGCAGAGGGCTGAGATTCACGAGATACGCAGACGATATGCTCATCTATGTGAAATCGGAAGCCGCCGCCAACAGAGTGATGAAGTCATTCAGCAACTATCTTGAAAAGAAGCTGAAGCTGGAAGTGAATGCTTCAAAATCGAAAGTGGCCAGACCGGATGAAGTGAAATATCTGGGGTTTGGCTTCAAAAGGAACAAAAGGGAATGGAAGGCGATACCGCATGAGAAGTCCATTCATGAGTTCGAGCAGAAGATAATGAAGCTGACAAAACGGAACTGGAGCGTATCTCTTGAGGAGAGGATTGAAAAAATCAATCAGGTCATCAGGGGATGGAGCAATTATTTCAGGTGTGCATGGCTGTATAAAGAAACGGTGCGCAAACTGGACAGCAAGCTCCGGAGAAGAATCAGGGCCATCATCTGGAAGCAGTGGAAAAGCATCAGGAAAAAAGAAGAGAGCCTTGTCAGGCTGGGATGTCCCAGAGACAAGGCTCACTCATATGCGTGTGCTCGGCAGGGATATGTCAGGTGCGCAACTACATTCCTGAACAAGTATATCAGAAATATACACCTGAAGAAGAAAGGCCTTCTATCCATGGAGGAATACTTCGATACGGTGGCAGAAAGGTTCATGAAAACATTTGTACGAACCGCCCAGTGCCGAACGGCATGCTGGGTGGTGTGA
- a CDS encoding HAD family hydrolase, producing MTMTDKHLAGTQAAPELDVSRADTLLFDLDGTLLPMDEELFVKLYMHALSQAFADRYDPALMQKTLWESVGLMVGNDLDVTNETRLWELMESRFPGISTHKEDFDAFYRTGFDAAQPACPIREGTGAFLEELKKQGWRLILATNPIFPETAVRQRLQWAGVDPAIFADITTYENSTRCKPNPAYYTEILERNQLDPAKCIMIGNDTSEDMIARSLGMQTFLLTEHLIDRKNLGTDQWPHGDFPALMKAFGVDTEAGN from the coding sequence ATGACAATGACTGACAAGCACCTGGCTGGAACACAGGCTGCGCCGGAACTGGATGTTTCCCGCGCCGATACTCTGCTCTTTGACCTGGATGGCACGCTGCTGCCCATGGACGAAGAGCTGTTCGTGAAGCTCTACATGCACGCCCTGTCCCAGGCCTTTGCCGACCGGTACGATCCGGCGCTGATGCAGAAAACGCTCTGGGAGTCCGTGGGGCTTATGGTCGGCAATGACCTTGATGTGACGAACGAAACGCGGCTGTGGGAGCTCATGGAGAGCCGGTTCCCGGGGATTTCCACTCATAAGGAAGACTTCGATGCCTTCTACCGGACGGGATTTGATGCCGCACAGCCGGCCTGCCCAATACGCGAGGGAACCGGTGCGTTTCTGGAGGAACTGAAGAAACAGGGCTGGCGCCTGATCCTGGCCACCAACCCGATTTTTCCGGAAACCGCCGTCAGACAGCGCCTGCAGTGGGCGGGCGTGGATCCGGCGATCTTTGCGGATATCACAACCTATGAAAACTCCACAAGGTGCAAGCCGAATCCGGCGTACTATACAGAGATCCTGGAGCGAAATCAACTGGATCCGGCGAAGTGCATCATGATCGGCAACGATACGAGTGAAGACATGATTGCCCGTTCCCTGGGCATGCAGACGTTTCTGCTGACCGAACATCTCATTGACCGGAAGAACCTGGGTACAGACCAGTGGCCGCATGGAGATTTCCCGGCGCTGATGAAAGCCTTTGGTGTCGACACCGAAGCCGGGAACTGA
- a CDS encoding Na/Pi cotransporter family protein: protein MKSILAFAGGLGMFIYGMHLLAEGLQQAAGSRARKLMAFLTGNRLAAVFTGAAVTALIQSSSAATVMVVGFVNASVMTLQQAVGVIMGANIGTTMTGWIVSMGEWSAFLKPSMIAPAFLFAGTVCLLTAKKEQLKHVAHILIGFGILFMGLDSMSGAIAPYTDEPVFADAFRLLGSNPIYGLLTGAVVTAIIQSSSASMGILQTLAMAGVVNWGAAAFIALGQNIGTCATALLSCIGTDRNARRAAVIHLLFNVIGSVVIGLCLWVFFLFNPAIAQSNVTGTELAVFHTSFNVLCTIMLFPFAGWLVKLSGQLVPAAGKTKKGAFVRLDPRMGEAPALALEAIESQIYAMSKIAQEAVKESAESPEKVLEDRQKSVEEMRQDITEALQGLNTSVMSQGEHQRSERDMMSLTDISRIMELSVQVAAIRGKADGDCESCQEGLKKLARSAARTLKLARHERVDEALEQEEAVDALEKELRQQVLDQMDAGTMKASHAVACLDCIRRYERISDHAEMLARNHEIQ from the coding sequence ATGAAATCCATACTCGCCTTCGCCGGAGGCCTGGGCATGTTTATTTACGGTATGCACCTGCTGGCGGAAGGTCTGCAGCAGGCAGCGGGAAGCCGTGCCCGGAAACTGATGGCGTTCCTGACAGGAAACCGGCTGGCGGCTGTCTTCACCGGTGCGGCGGTCACCGCACTGATTCAGTCCTCCAGTGCCGCAACAGTCATGGTGGTGGGATTCGTGAACGCCTCCGTCATGACCCTCCAGCAGGCTGTGGGCGTGATCATGGGTGCCAACATCGGTACCACAATGACCGGGTGGATCGTATCCATGGGGGAATGGAGCGCCTTCCTGAAACCCTCCATGATCGCACCTGCGTTCCTCTTCGCCGGGACGGTGTGCCTGCTGACGGCCAAAAAAGAACAGCTGAAACACGTGGCACACATTCTGATCGGCTTCGGTATCCTGTTCATGGGCCTGGATTCCATGTCCGGGGCCATTGCGCCGTATACCGATGAACCGGTGTTTGCCGATGCGTTCCGCCTCCTGGGCAGCAACCCGATTTACGGACTGCTGACCGGTGCCGTGGTTACTGCCATCATTCAGTCTTCCTCGGCTTCCATGGGTATTCTCCAGACACTGGCGATGGCCGGTGTCGTGAACTGGGGAGCCGCGGCGTTCATTGCCCTGGGACAGAATATCGGCACCTGCGCAACGGCTCTGCTTTCCTGTATCGGCACAGACCGGAACGCCCGGCGGGCAGCGGTGATCCACCTGCTGTTCAATGTTATCGGTTCGGTGGTGATCGGACTCTGCCTCTGGGTATTCTTCCTGTTCAACCCGGCCATTGCACAATCCAATGTGACAGGTACGGAACTGGCAGTGTTCCACACAAGCTTCAATGTTCTGTGCACCATCATGCTGTTCCCGTTCGCGGGCTGGCTGGTGAAACTGTCCGGACAGCTTGTTCCGGCGGCCGGGAAGACAAAGAAGGGAGCATTTGTGCGCCTGGATCCCCGTATGGGTGAAGCGCCTGCGCTTGCGCTGGAGGCCATTGAATCGCAGATTTATGCCATGAGCAAAATCGCCCAGGAGGCGGTGAAGGAATCCGCAGAATCCCCTGAAAAGGTACTGGAAGACCGCCAGAAATCTGTCGAGGAGATGCGGCAGGATATCACGGAAGCACTGCAGGGGCTGAACACCTCGGTGATGAGCCAGGGGGAACATCAGCGGAGTGAACGCGATATGATGTCCCTGACGGACATCTCCCGGATCATGGAACTCAGCGTGCAGGTGGCGGCGATCCGCGGCAAGGCAGACGGGGACTGCGAGAGCTGTCAGGAAGGCCTGAAAAAGCTCGCACGCAGCGCTGCTCGGACGCTGAAACTGGCGCGTCATGAACGCGTAGATGAAGCCCTGGAGCAGGAAGAGGCCGTGGATGCCCTGGAGAAGGAACTGCGCCAGCAGGTTCTCGACCAGATGGATGCCGGTACCATGAAGGCAAGCCATGCGGTTGCCTGCCTGGATTGCATCCGGCGATATGAGCGGATTTCGGACCACGCCGAAATGCTGGCCAGAAATCACGAAATCCAGTAA
- the gpmI gene encoding 2,3-bisphosphoglycerate-independent phosphoglycerate mutase: protein MEKRPVILVVMDGIGLSDKTLGNAVKMAYKPTLDMLWETCPHTELRAHGLAVGLPTDGDMGNSEVGHNAIGCGQIYSQGAKLVNENIESGELFQSKTWKELVEGAKDGHAMHFIGLLSDGNVHSHIKHLEALIKEAKAEGVKKVRVHILLDGRDVPETSALTYVDEIENFMNGLNDADFDARIASGGGRMQITMDRYEANWPMVEEGWNIHVHGKGRQFANATEAIETYRNETGVVDQDLPGFVIAENGQPVGLIEDGDSVILFNFRGDRAQEICRAFDEDEEFDKFDRGNKPDVNFAGMLQYDADLNIPKRYLTEPPKIKYTLTEQLVKEGINEYAISETQKFGHVTYFWNGNRSEKFSEDLETYVQVDSDVIPFEQRPWMKSAEITDKLIEAIESGKYQFLRTNYPNGDMVGHTGNLEATIIGVEAVDLALGRILKAVEKVNGILLVTADHGNADEMYDKPKEGEKVHKAKTSHTLNKVPFIVYGADVKLKHDDDMGLSDIAATVCQLLDVKPNENWRPSIIEEMK, encoded by the coding sequence ATGGAAAAAAGACCTGTCATTCTGGTCGTGATGGACGGTATCGGTCTGTCTGACAAGACACTGGGCAACGCCGTGAAAATGGCCTACAAACCCACACTGGACATGCTGTGGGAAACCTGCCCGCACACAGAGCTGCGTGCACACGGCCTGGCTGTCGGCCTCCCCACTGACGGAGACATGGGCAACTCCGAAGTCGGCCACAACGCCATTGGCTGCGGCCAGATTTATTCTCAGGGTGCCAAGCTCGTCAACGAGAACATTGAATCCGGTGAACTGTTCCAGTCCAAAACCTGGAAGGAACTCGTGGAAGGCGCCAAAGACGGTCACGCGATGCATTTCATCGGCCTGCTGTCGGACGGAAACGTGCACTCCCACATCAAGCACTTGGAAGCCCTGATCAAGGAAGCCAAGGCGGAAGGCGTGAAGAAAGTCCGCGTACACATCCTGCTGGATGGACGCGATGTGCCGGAAACCAGTGCGCTGACCTATGTGGATGAAATCGAAAACTTCATGAATGGCCTCAACGATGCAGACTTCGATGCCCGGATCGCTTCCGGCGGCGGACGCATGCAGATCACCATGGACCGCTATGAAGCCAACTGGCCCATGGTGGAAGAAGGCTGGAACATTCACGTTCACGGCAAGGGACGTCAGTTTGCGAACGCAACCGAAGCCATTGAAACCTACCGGAACGAGACCGGTGTTGTGGACCAGGACCTGCCGGGGTTTGTCATTGCGGAAAACGGACAGCCTGTGGGCCTGATCGAAGACGGTGACTCTGTCATCCTGTTCAACTTCCGTGGCGACCGCGCCCAGGAGATCTGCCGCGCATTCGACGAAGACGAAGAATTCGACAAGTTCGACCGCGGAAACAAGCCGGATGTCAACTTTGCAGGCATGCTGCAGTATGATGCAGACCTGAACATCCCGAAGCGCTACCTGACGGAACCCCCGAAAATCAAGTACACCCTCACCGAGCAGCTGGTGAAGGAAGGCATCAACGAGTATGCCATTTCCGAGACCCAGAAATTCGGTCACGTAACCTATTTCTGGAACGGCAACCGCTCCGAGAAATTCAGCGAAGACCTGGAAACCTATGTGCAGGTGGACAGTGACGTGATTCCCTTTGAGCAGCGTCCCTGGATGAAGTCTGCGGAAATCACCGACAAGCTGATCGAAGCCATCGAAAGCGGAAAGTACCAGTTCCTGCGCACGAACTACCCCAACGGCGACATGGTCGGCCACACCGGAAACCTGGAAGCCACGATCATTGGCGTGGAAGCCGTGGACCTGGCACTGGGCCGGATCCTGAAGGCTGTGGAAAAAGTCAACGGCATCCTGCTGGTGACTGCCGACCACGGCAATGCGGATGAAATGTACGACAAGCCCAAGGAAGGCGAAAAAGTCCACAAAGCCAAGACAAGCCACACCCTGAACAAGGTTCCGTTCATTGTCTACGGTGCGGATGTGAAGCTGAAGCACGACGATGACATGGGTCTGTCCGATATCGCTGCGACAGTATGCCAGCTGCTGGATGTAAAACCCAACGAGAACTGGCGTCCGTCGATCATCGAAGAGATGAAATAG
- a CDS encoding type II toxin-antitoxin system HicB family antitoxin has protein sequence MTYQYPAAVFETEDGWTAVFPDLDGLTVSAATMEGLMEACREDMQAFLFAQKAQGAPLPQASGDITAQDVIRRYSLPYASGNMEEITVEA, from the coding sequence ATGACCTATCAATACCCGGCAGCGGTGTTCGAAACCGAAGACGGATGGACCGCTGTGTTCCCGGATCTGGATGGCCTGACGGTATCCGCAGCCACCATGGAAGGGCTCATGGAAGCCTGCAGGGAAGATATGCAGGCGTTTCTCTTCGCACAGAAAGCACAGGGGGCACCGCTGCCCCAGGCTTCCGGTGATATCACGGCACAGGACGTAATCCGCCGGTATTCCCTGCCCTATGCCAGCGGGAACATGGAAGAAATCACCGTCGAGGCATAA
- a CDS encoding amino acid ABC transporter ATP-binding protein encodes MAEKIIDIKHLQKHFGDLQVLNDVDFNVDKGEVVTVIGSSGSGKSTLLRCINLLEIPDGGEIVFEGQDIRSLGNKVSKYRAKVSMVFQSFNLFNNMNVLDNCTIGQVKVLGRDKKTAQEKAMKHLKQVGMAEFANADSTRLSGGQKQRVAIARALAMDPEVLLFDEPTSALDPEMVGDVLDVMKDLAAQGLTMVIVTHEMQFAREVSDRVIFMDKGVIAEQGTPEEIFGNPKQERTQQFLSRYSNR; translated from the coding sequence ATGGCAGAAAAAATCATAGACATCAAGCATCTGCAGAAGCATTTCGGCGATCTGCAGGTGCTCAATGACGTGGATTTCAATGTGGACAAAGGCGAAGTGGTGACGGTGATCGGGTCTTCCGGTTCCGGCAAAAGCACCCTGCTTCGGTGCATCAACCTGCTGGAAATCCCGGATGGCGGGGAAATCGTGTTCGAGGGACAGGACATCCGGAGTCTGGGAAACAAAGTAAGCAAGTACCGGGCAAAGGTCTCCATGGTGTTCCAGAGCTTCAATCTGTTCAACAACATGAATGTGCTGGACAACTGCACGATCGGGCAGGTGAAGGTCCTGGGCCGGGATAAAAAAACAGCGCAGGAGAAAGCCATGAAGCACCTGAAGCAGGTGGGCATGGCGGAATTTGCGAACGCGGATTCCACCAGACTGTCCGGGGGTCAGAAACAGCGCGTGGCGATTGCCCGGGCTCTGGCGATGGATCCCGAGGTACTGCTGTTTGACGAGCCCACCAGCGCGCTGGACCCGGAAATGGTCGGGGATGTGCTGGATGTCATGAAGGACCTGGCAGCACAGGGTCTGACAATGGTCATTGTGACGCACGAGATGCAGTTTGCGCGTGAGGTCAGTGACCGGGTGATTTTCATGGACAAGGGCGTGATCGCGGAGCAGGGTACGCCGGAGGAGATCTTCGGCAACCCGAAGCAGGAGCGTACACAGCAGTTCCTGTCCAGGTATTCCAACCGGTAA
- a CDS encoding amino acid ABC transporter permease yields the protein MSLDFSYAWKTLTDSWPMYWYGIKITVLLAIVGTVFGLLIGLVVGAIRGIPEDPLDTPFRRGLKKAGQAISWFYIWIFRGTPMMVQAVFFYYLLRSLLHWTPLTAGMIIISVNTGAYMSEIIRSGIQSVDRGQIEAAKSIGMTNFQTMIHVIFPQALKNTLPSIGNQLIVNIKDSCMLNAIGVTELYFQATSIAGSTMRYIEVYFVTALIYLTLTTLATLLLDWIEKRFSGVKSYKEFA from the coding sequence ATGAGTCTTGATTTCTCATATGCGTGGAAGACCCTGACGGATTCCTGGCCGATGTACTGGTACGGCATCAAGATCACGGTGCTGCTGGCCATTGTGGGCACGGTCTTCGGTCTGCTGATCGGACTGGTGGTCGGTGCCATCCGGGGGATTCCCGAAGATCCGCTGGATACTCCATTCAGGCGGGGGCTGAAGAAAGCCGGACAGGCCATTTCCTGGTTCTATATCTGGATTTTCCGCGGCACACCCATGATGGTGCAGGCTGTGTTCTTCTACTACCTGTTGCGTTCACTCCTGCACTGGACACCGCTGACGGCGGGCATGATCATCATTTCAGTGAACACCGGCGCCTATATGTCGGAGATCATCCGCTCGGGGATCCAGTCGGTGGACCGCGGTCAGATTGAGGCGGCGAAGTCCATTGGCATGACGAACTTCCAGACGATGATTCACGTGATCTTCCCCCAGGCGCTGAAAAACACGCTGCCGTCCATTGGCAACCAGCTGATTGTCAACATCAAGGATTCCTGTATGCTGAATGCGATTGGCGTGACGGAACTGTATTTCCAGGCGACATCCATTGCCGGGAGCACAATGCGGTATATCGAGGTGTATTTCGTGACGGCGCTGATCTACCTGACGCTGACGACACTGGCCACACTGCTGCTGGACTGGATCGAGAAGCGGTTCTCCGGTGTGAAGTCCTACAAGGAATTCGCGTAA
- a CDS encoding transporter substrate-binding domain-containing protein: MKKALIAAGVTALLLAGCGSSAESGTADSGKEKFTVGMECGYAPFNWQTSSETETSVALDQAGAGYCDGYDVMMSKAIADNLGKDVVIKKISWDGLQPALESGEIDAIIAGMTANEEREEGIDFTTPYYESEGMVMIVKKDSDQASYTDIQQFSGQPVIGQKNTNYDTVIDQIEGVDHVTPKGTYPELVVALQNGDAVGITAEMPVAEGIVAANPDLAIVKFEDGKGFDVDTTVSIGLKNNTRDTQEFKDIQAALDKITTDTRNEYMKNAVENAPAGE, encoded by the coding sequence ATGAAAAAAGCACTCATCGCAGCGGGTGTCACAGCCCTGCTTCTGGCCGGTTGCGGCAGCTCTGCAGAGTCCGGTACAGCGGATTCCGGCAAGGAAAAGTTCACTGTGGGCATGGAATGCGGCTATGCGCCCTTCAACTGGCAGACAAGCTCCGAAACGGAGACCTCCGTGGCTCTGGACCAGGCTGGTGCCGGATATTGCGACGGCTATGACGTCATGATGTCCAAAGCCATTGCGGACAACCTGGGCAAGGATGTGGTCATCAAGAAGATTTCCTGGGACGGCCTGCAGCCTGCTCTGGAATCCGGTGAGATCGATGCGATCATTGCCGGCATGACCGCCAATGAAGAGCGCGAGGAAGGCATCGACTTCACCACACCGTACTATGAATCCGAAGGCATGGTCATGATCGTGAAGAAGGATTCCGACCAGGCTTCCTACACGGACATCCAGCAGTTCTCCGGCCAGCCGGTCATTGGGCAGAAAAACACCAACTACGACACCGTCATTGACCAGATCGAAGGCGTGGATCACGTGACGCCGAAGGGTACCTATCCCGAACTGGTGGTGGCGCTGCAGAACGGCGATGCCGTGGGCATCACGGCGGAAATGCCGGTGGCCGAAGGCATCGTGGCCGCCAACCCGGATCTGGCAATCGTGAAGTTCGAAGACGGCAAGGGATTTGATGTGGATACGACGGTTTCCATTGGCCTGAAGAACAACACCCGGGATACCCAGGAGTTCAAGGACATCCAGGCGGCTCTGGACAAGATCACCACAGACACCCGGAATGAATACATGAAAAACGCGGTGGAAAACGCACCTGCCGGGGAATAA
- a CDS encoding UDP-N-acetylglucosamine pyrophosphorylase: protein MYKTKDLFSLEHSLAGEYLREFEYPWQALAGIKSYIQTLGPKLEGYREVSPQVWVHETAVIAPTAFLGAPCIIGPGTEVRHCAFIRGSALVGANCVVGNSVELKNVILFDNVQTPHYNYVGDSILGYKSHMGAGSITSNVKSDKTDVVVKSGKEKIETGLRKMGAMLGDHVEVGCNSVLNPGTVIGPNSNVYPVSCVRGVIPADSVFKDKDHVVLKKKDRD, encoded by the coding sequence ATGTACAAAACCAAAGACCTGTTTTCCCTGGAACACTCTCTGGCGGGTGAATACCTGCGTGAATTCGAATACCCCTGGCAGGCGCTGGCGGGAATCAAATCCTATATCCAGACACTGGGGCCCAAACTCGAGGGCTACCGGGAAGTCAGCCCGCAGGTATGGGTGCATGAAACCGCTGTGATTGCCCCGACGGCGTTCCTGGGCGCCCCGTGCATCATAGGCCCGGGCACAGAGGTCCGTCACTGCGCGTTCATCCGCGGCAGTGCCCTGGTGGGTGCCAACTGTGTGGTGGGCAACAGTGTGGAGCTGAAGAATGTGATCCTGTTCGACAATGTACAGACCCCGCATTACAACTACGTCGGGGATTCGATCCTGGGCTACAAGTCTCACATGGGTGCGGGATCCATCACATCAAATGTGAAATCCGACAAGACGGATGTGGTGGTGAAATCCGGCAAGGAAAAAATCGAGACGGGGCTGCGGAAAATGGGCGCCATGCTGGGGGACCATGTGGAAGTGGGCTGCAACTCGGTGCTGAATCCCGGCACGGTGATCGGTCCGAACTCCAATGTCTATCCGGTGTCATGTGTGCGCGGGGTGATTCCGGCGGATTCGGTTTTCAAGGATAAGGATCATGTGGTCCTGAAGAAAAAAGACAGAGACTGA
- a CDS encoding DUF2752 domain-containing protein, translating to MNRRLAQTAGLCIAAVLFLFFFGWLCPFQALTGLPCPGCNMTTALYWLLRGQLSRSLWYHPMLLPTMGAALLALAFRKKPGAVKGILLSWAVLMLICYVWRMITVFPDPPMEPEGGLASLLMNWRFQ from the coding sequence GTGAATAGGCGCCTGGCGCAAACCGCAGGACTGTGCATCGCCGCAGTCCTGTTTCTGTTTTTCTTCGGCTGGCTCTGTCCCTTCCAGGCGCTGACCGGCCTGCCGTGCCCCGGATGCAACATGACCACAGCCCTGTACTGGCTCCTTCGAGGGCAGCTCAGCCGCAGTCTGTGGTACCATCCCATGCTCCTGCCGACCATGGGTGCAGCCTTGCTGGCGCTGGCCTTCCGGAAGAAGCCCGGGGCTGTAAAAGGCATTCTTCTTTCCTGGGCTGTCCTGATGCTGATCTGTTATGTGTGGCGGATGATCACCGTGTTTCCGGATCCGCCCATGGAACCGGAAGGCGGCCTGGCTTCGCTGTTGATGAATTGGAGATTTCAATGA